The Aspergillus luchuensis IFO 4308 DNA, chromosome 4, nearly complete sequence DNA window TTGGATCTAGACGGGAgtaggttggttggttatcGGTGAATTATCGGAGAATATCAACAGAGCTTGGGAGTAATGTTGGATTTACCGAGAATGTAACTCATATGTTTATCATACCACGAGGTTTAAGTCTCCAGGGGCCATGGAACCATATCAATTAGGGATCATAGTATTTTCTTCCATGTAATATCTGCACGTTACCGTTTAGAGTCATTTCTCTGATGGCCCCATTCTTTCTTATTCAGTGACTTGACTTGTTTGCGatacttccttcctcccagtCCTTTCTTGCCTACAGATCTATACTCTAACATTACTCTCTTATCCAGGCTTCCTCCTGCCTTCAGGGCCTTCTGCCCGGAGATTTCGGTTGCCTGTAGTTATCCATTATTCACAGTCTACGACTTCGATCGAGTAGTTTGCTTACTATTAATCTCAGTGAAACGCACCAGCtagccaaaaaaaaaaaagaaattgtcTAGACCCTTCCCGTTCTGCCCTGCATTGCCTACCTACCAAACCCCCGATTTCAGCCACCGTCCTCAACTTCTGCAACTCGGCTCATCCGATATCCTGATTAGGTTTAAACCTATCAAAATGCCTCGATTTAGACATCTACAACCGAAAGGTTGCCTTGATTTTCAATACCGACTAACATACAGTATGAGACTGGGGAAAGCTGGGAAGGGGCTGAGGTCTGTtggtctttttctttttcctagCATACGTGGTGCCTGGGATGGACAGGCGGTCTGCTGGAAGGAAGGAGGGTCTGTCATGGATCATATGGCGTTAGTAGCAAAGGTCCAGGACTATTGGATTGGATTTTTGGGGGTACCTGTGCTCAAAATTCGTGATAAGGTGATTTGAGGTGAGAATAGGGCTACTAAGGCTATCATATTGGCCAAGACATGCAGTGGGTGGAGAGGTGCTTGGAAAGAACATCGGATCCATAGCTTGTTCGGGACTTTTGGCTAAATGGTTATAGCGACAATGGATCGCCGGCTTGGCCAGACTAAGCAGCCCACTTTAGCTCATATTCATGCTGTGACATTTATCCATTCCTAGTAGCCCCAAGCTTCCAAATAACGTCCACCTGCTCTCCTTCAAGCAAACGGCCCGTGAAACTCCACCAAGACTGCCGGGAACCGACGGTCCACACTGGCCCAagcctcctcaaccacaaGTCCTTCCGAGATTTTGACTATACCAGTGACAGCGACACACAGCCTAAGTGCGCTAGTTCGCACCACTCCTATCCAATCGTGCATCTCTTTGCAGTATTGTATTTCACAAAGCGGAATTTTCTACCAGTTGTCATGATTCAGTCAATCATCAACTTGCATGCATTTATCCGAGGCTCACTCACCTTATTTTTGATAAGTTTCAATAAGTGACCGAAAATCGGCTTTAATGCGACGGTGCTGAGAGTCACCCTTGTGCTGTCAAGCGTGTCCAGGTAATCCGAGGCGAGCGCTTGGGCTATTGAGGCGTCGCCTGTGGCGGTAATGGCTCGGGTCTGGGCGCGGATCGAAGGGATGCTATTCTTGTCTAATTCGACTCTAGAGAGGGTCTTTTGAAGAACAATAGCTTGCTCGCTGAGACGCTGGAGGAGTGATATGAGGTTACTAATGCCACTCTCTGGAATGGGAATGCCGGGCGGGGGTGCGGAGGGTTGTGCAGGTACGGCGGCAGCAATGTTCCGGGGTGAGGTGATTCTGGTAATGGCATGGTCTATATTGACAGCAGAAGTAGACTGGCCAAAGAGAGGTGAGGCGAGGCTAAAAAACGCTGAGATTGTGAGTATCAGTTTCATTTGGATATATGAGTAGCAAGGGGG harbors:
- a CDS encoding uncharacterized protein (SECRETED:SignalP(1-19)) → MKLILTISAFFSLASPLFGQSTSAVNIDHAITRITSPRNIAAAVPAQPSAPPPGIPIPESGISNLISLLQRLSEQAIVLQKTLSRVELDKNSIPSIRAQTRAITATGDASIAQALASDYLDTLDSTRVTLSTVALKPIFGHLLKLIKNKKIPLCEIQYCKEMHDWIGVVRTSALRLCVAVTGIVKISEGLVVEEAWASVDRRFPAVLVEFHGPFA